From a single Nicotiana tomentosiformis chromosome 2, ASM39032v3, whole genome shotgun sequence genomic region:
- the LOC104108660 gene encoding uncharacterized protein isoform X1 encodes MIKFSMEEVELYTNWDNVICPICLDFPHNGVLLQCSSYEKGCRPFLCDTDHLHSNCLERFKQAHQMIVGSQLLSTSNEREDMIKSEANNWPACPLCRGEVTGWVVVEKARIHLDVKERCCEEDKCRFTGTYFELHKHAKLAHPHACPAKIDPARQVDWENFQQSSEIIDVLSTIHAEVPRGVVLGDYVIEYGNDNSEDDFEDFPSAQGNWWTSCILYQVFNNFRTSRNRRRSRVSNTRRGNRHLGYDASNSDESSVTSVEYVDYGVDETDDELVSAAGLSGRRADSRRINKDPLERLKCIFICSKTSIIQRRKCSQVFLLE; translated from the exons ATGATAAAGTTCTCTATGGAGGAGGTGGAACTGTATACCAACTGGGATAATGTGATTTGTCCCATTTGCTTGGACTTCCCTCACAATGGTGTTCTCCTCCAGTGCTCATCTTATGAGAAGGGTTGCAGGCCCTTTTTGTGTGACACAGATCATTTGCACTCCAACTGTCTAGAACGCTTCAAACAAGCACATCAGATGATAGTTGGGTCACAATTACTTTCAACATCCAACGAGAGAGAAGATATGATAAAATCGGAAGCCAACAATTGGCCTGCCTGCCCCTTGTGTAGGGGAGAAGTTACTGGATGGGTTGTTGTTGAGAAGGCTCGCATACATCTCGATGTCAAGGAACGCTGTTGTGAAGAGGATAAATGTCGATTTACGGGCACCTATTTCGAACTTCACAAACATGCTAAACTTGCCCACCCTCATGCATGTCCCGCGAAGATAGATCCTGCTCGACAGGTTGACTGGGAAAATTTTCAGCAGTCCTCTGAAATAATAGATGTCTTGAGTACTATTCATGCAGAAGTTCCCCGAGGGGTTGTTTTAGGTGATTATGTGATTGAATATGGAAATGATAATTCTGAAGATGATTTTGAGGACTTCCCTTCAGCGCAGGGGAACTGGTGGACATCATGTATCTTGTATCAGGTATTTAATAACTTTAGGACGTCTAGAAACAGAAGAAGATCTAGAGTAAGTAATACAAGAAGAGGAAACCGCCATTTGGGTTATGATGCTTCTAACTCTGACGAGAGTTCTGTGACATCTGTAGAATATGTAGATTATGGGGTTGACGAGACTGATGATGAGCTTGTAAGTGCTGCTGGCCTCTCAGGGAGAAGAGCTGATAGTCGCAG GATTAATAAGGATCCATTGGAAAGACTGAAGTGTATCTTCATTTGCTCGAAAACTAGCATCATTCAAAGAAGGAAGTGTTCCCAAGTATTCCTGCTGGAGTAG
- the LOC104108660 gene encoding uncharacterized protein isoform X2, with translation MIKFSMEEVELYTNWDNVICPICLDFPHNGVLLQCSSYEKGCRPFLCDTDHLHSNCLERFKQAHQMIVGSQLLSTSNEREDMIKSEANNWPACPLCRGEVTGWVVVEKARIHLDVKERCCEEDKCRFTGTYFELHKHAKLAHPHACPAKIDPARQVDWENFQQSSEIIDVLSTIHAEVPRGVVLGDYVIEYGNDNSEDDFEDFPSAQGNWWTSCILYQVFNNFRTSRNRRRSRVSNTRRGNRHLGYDASNSDESSVTSVEYVDYGVDETDDELVSAAGLSGRRADSRSSRRRRSRFYDN, from the exons ATGATAAAGTTCTCTATGGAGGAGGTGGAACTGTATACCAACTGGGATAATGTGATTTGTCCCATTTGCTTGGACTTCCCTCACAATGGTGTTCTCCTCCAGTGCTCATCTTATGAGAAGGGTTGCAGGCCCTTTTTGTGTGACACAGATCATTTGCACTCCAACTGTCTAGAACGCTTCAAACAAGCACATCAGATGATAGTTGGGTCACAATTACTTTCAACATCCAACGAGAGAGAAGATATGATAAAATCGGAAGCCAACAATTGGCCTGCCTGCCCCTTGTGTAGGGGAGAAGTTACTGGATGGGTTGTTGTTGAGAAGGCTCGCATACATCTCGATGTCAAGGAACGCTGTTGTGAAGAGGATAAATGTCGATTTACGGGCACCTATTTCGAACTTCACAAACATGCTAAACTTGCCCACCCTCATGCATGTCCCGCGAAGATAGATCCTGCTCGACAGGTTGACTGGGAAAATTTTCAGCAGTCCTCTGAAATAATAGATGTCTTGAGTACTATTCATGCAGAAGTTCCCCGAGGGGTTGTTTTAGGTGATTATGTGATTGAATATGGAAATGATAATTCTGAAGATGATTTTGAGGACTTCCCTTCAGCGCAGGGGAACTGGTGGACATCATGTATCTTGTATCAGGTATTTAATAACTTTAGGACGTCTAGAAACAGAAGAAGATCTAGAGTAAGTAATACAAGAAGAGGAAACCGCCATTTGGGTTATGATGCTTCTAACTCTGACGAGAGTTCTGTGACATCTGTAGAATATGTAGATTATGGGGTTGACGAGACTGATGATGAGCTTGTAAGTGCTGCTGGCCTCTCAGGGAGAAGAGCTGATAGTCGCAG TTCCCGAAGGCGTCGTTCCCGCTTCTATGACAATTAG
- the LOC104108658 gene encoding cytoplasmic 60S subunit biogenesis factor REI1 homolog 1, translating into MPGLSCNACDKEFLDDTEQKLHYKSEWHRYNLKRKIAGVHGVREHIFLARQSALAEEKKKLSETPLIYSCGLCGKGYRSSQAHAQHLKSKSHLARASQEPGHHDENSVTIKPLLRHPQNGTSRKAKEYGEESDDSDESEWEEVDPEEEMISEATDSLTELKMNEHTSNGNMDEDSDVDEDIGDLDPSCCFVCDKEHKTIESCMVHMHKMHGFFIPDVEYLKDPKGFLTYLGLKVKRDFMCLYCNDRCHPFSSLEAVRKHMEAKSHCRVHYGDGDEEEEADLEEFYDYSSSYVDETGKQLILSDDTGNSVELGSGGSELIITTRNDDGRSVKTLGSREFLRYYRQKLRPTRINDVAVSAALAARYRSMGLATVQSREHMVKMKVLKAMNKSGVEVMRNKIGMKSNVIRNLPKNIPY; encoded by the exons ATGCCAGGCTTATCTTGCAACGCTTGTGACAAGGAATTTCTTGACGATACTGAGCAAAAACTTCATTACAAATCCGAATGGCACCGCTACAATCTTAAACGCAAG ATAGCAGGAGTTCATGGAGTGAGAGAGCATATTTTTCTAGCCAGACAATCTGCACTTGCAGAAGAGAAGAAAAAGTTAAGTGAAACTCCGTTGATCTATAGCTGTGGTCTTTGTGGCAAAGGGTATAGAAGTTCCCAGGCCCATGCTCAGCATCTGAAATCTAAAAGTCACCTAGCGCGCGCTTCTCAAGAACCAGGTCATCATGATGAGAATAGTGTGACAATCAAGCCACTTCTACGCCACCCTCAGAATGGAACTTCACGGAAGGCAAAAGAATATGGTGAGGAAAGTGATGACAGTGATGAAAGTGAGTGGGAGGAAGTTGATCCAGAAGAAGAGATGATTAGTGAAGCCACTGATTCTTTAACAGAATTAAAGATGAACGAGCATACATCTAATGGCAATATGGATGAAGATAGTGATGTTGATGAAGACATTGGAGACTTAGACCCATCATGTTGCTTCGTGTGTGATAAAGAACACAAGACCATAGAGAGCTGCATGGTTCACATGCACAAGATGCATGGATTCTTCATACCTGATGTTGAGTATCTGAAGGATCCCAAAGGGTTCTTGACTTATCTTGGTCTCAAG GTTAAAAGGGATTTCATGTGCTTGTATTGCAACGACAGATGTCACCCTTTCAGCAGTTTAGAAGCAGTTCGGAAGCATATGGAAGCTAAAAGTCATTGCAGAGTGCATTATGGTGatggggatgaagaagaagaagctgaCTTAGAAGAGTTTTACGACTATAGCAGCAG CTATGTGGATGAAACTGGGAAGCAGCTCATTTTATCGGATGACACGGGCAACAGTGTGGAACTTGGAAGTGGTGGATCTGAGCTCATAATAACAACAAGAAACGATGATGGAAGATCTGTTAAGACTCTTGGATCAAGAGAGTTTTTGCGTTACTACCGACAGAAACTGAGGCCTACGCGGATCAATGATGTGGCTGTCAGTGCTGCATTAGCCGCAAG GTACCGAAGCATGGGTCTTGCAACAGTGCAGTCCAGGGAGCACATGGTTAAGATGAAGGTGTTGAAGGCCATGAATAAGTCTGGTGTGGAGGTTATGCGCAATAAGATTGGCATGAAAAGCAATGTCATCCGTAACCTCCCCAAGAATATACCATATTAG